Proteins encoded in a region of the Myxococcales bacterium genome:
- a CDS encoding nitroreductase family protein yields the protein MRARAAAFYQELRARRSVRSFSPKPVPREAIADAIRAAGTAPSGANLQPWRFVVVGDPATKRRIREAAEAEEHAFYGGRAPEEWLAALAPLGTDADKPFLETAPYLIAIFAESHGLAADGARTKHYYVQESVGIATGFLIAALHHAGLATLTHTPSPMGFLSKLLGRPAHERPYLLLVVGYPAEGAQVPTLRKKELDEIAVFL from the coding sequence ATGCGCGCGCGCGCGGCGGCGTTCTACCAAGAGCTCCGCGCGCGCCGCTCGGTGCGGAGCTTCTCCCCGAAGCCCGTCCCTCGGGAGGCGATCGCCGACGCGATCCGGGCCGCGGGCACGGCCCCGAGCGGCGCCAACCTCCAGCCCTGGCGGTTCGTGGTCGTGGGAGATCCCGCGACCAAACGGCGCATTCGCGAGGCGGCCGAGGCCGAGGAGCACGCGTTCTACGGCGGCCGGGCGCCCGAGGAGTGGCTCGCCGCCCTCGCGCCGCTCGGCACCGACGCCGACAAGCCCTTTCTCGAGACCGCGCCGTATCTCATCGCCATCTTCGCCGAGAGCCACGGCCTCGCCGCCGACGGCGCGCGCACCAAGCATTACTATGTTCAAGAGTCGGTGGGCATCGCCACCGGCTTTCTCATCGCCGCGCTCCACCACGCCGGGCTCGCCACGCTGACCCACACGCCGAGCCCCATGGGCTTCCTCTCGAAGCTGCTCGGGAGGCCTGCGCACGAGCGGCCCTATCTGCTCCTCGTCGTGGGGTATCCCGCGGAGGGCGCGCAGGTGCCCACGCTGCGCAAAAAGGAGCTCGATGAGATCGCGGTATTTCTATAG
- a CDS encoding type IV pilus twitching motility protein PilT: MSQQQPPELRVNLHQLLKAMVDKGASDMHITVGTPPLLRIDGEVIPLKLPPFGPTETKALCYSVLTEEQKIQFERDNELDLSFTVKGLSRFRANFFIQRGAVAGALRTIPFKILSFEELGLPPIISELTQKPNGLILVTGPTGSGKTTTLASIIDKINSEQRLHILTIEDPIEYLHPHKLSVVNQREVGQDTASFGGALKYVLRQDPDVVLLGELRDLETIEAALTISETGHLVFATLHTNSAISTINRIIDVFPPHQQEQIRSKLSFVLQAVISQQLLPRAGAPGRCMALEVLVPNVAIRNLIRESKIQQIYGQMQIGQDKFGMQTLNQSLFNLLMRRYVSLEEALSRSLEPEELRSMVEQRQTRPQR, translated from the coding sequence ATGTCGCAACAACAGCCCCCCGAGCTCCGCGTCAACCTCCACCAGCTGCTGAAGGCCATGGTGGACAAGGGCGCGAGCGACATGCACATCACCGTGGGGACGCCCCCGCTGCTGCGCATCGACGGCGAGGTCATCCCCCTGAAGCTGCCGCCCTTCGGCCCCACCGAGACGAAGGCGCTCTGCTACTCGGTGCTCACCGAAGAGCAGAAGATCCAGTTCGAGCGCGACAACGAGCTCGACCTCAGCTTCACGGTGAAGGGCCTCTCGCGTTTTCGCGCGAACTTCTTCATCCAGCGCGGCGCCGTAGCGGGGGCGCTGCGCACCATCCCGTTCAAGATCTTGAGCTTCGAGGAGCTCGGCCTCCCGCCGATCATCTCCGAGCTCACCCAGAAGCCGAACGGCCTCATCCTGGTGACGGGGCCGACCGGCTCGGGCAAGACCACCACGCTCGCGTCGATCATCGACAAGATAAACTCCGAGCAGCGTCTCCACATCCTCACCATCGAAGATCCGATCGAGTACCTGCACCCGCACAAACTGTCGGTCGTCAACCAGCGAGAGGTGGGGCAAGACACCGCGAGCTTCGGCGGGGCGCTCAAGTACGTGCTGCGGCAGGACCCCGACGTCGTGCTGCTCGGCGAGCTCCGCGACCTCGAGACCATCGAGGCGGCGCTCACGATCAGCGAGACCGGTCACCTCGTCTTCGCGACGCTCCACACGAACAGCGCGATCTCCACGATCAACCGCATCATCGACGTGTTCCCGCCCCACCAGCAGGAGCAGATCCGCTCGAAGCTCTCGTTCGTGCTCCAGGCCGTCATTTCGCAGCAGCTCCTGCCGCGCGCCGGCGCGCCCGGGCGGTGCATGGCCCTCGAGGTGCTCGTGCCGAACGTGGCCATCCGGAACCTGATCCGCGAGTCGAAGATACAGCAGATCTATGGCCAGATGCAGATTGGCCAAGACAAGTTTGGCATGCAGACCCTGAACCAGTCGCTCTTCAACCTGCTCATGCGTCGCTACGTGTCTCTCGAGGAAGCGCTGAGCCGCTCGCTCGAGCCCGAGGAGCTCCGCTCGATGGTGGAGCAACGCCAGACGCGCCCGCAGCGCTAA
- the pilB gene encoding type IV-A pilus assembly ATPase PilB, with the protein MANQNRLGELLVREKLISLSQLRQAQDEQSRSGQNLNAALARLGFVSDQDITNFLSQQYRVPTIQLDEYEIDGDILKLVQRDQCERHKVIPVSRAGSSLIVAMADPTNLHAIDDLKFLTGYNIEPVIASENAILAAIERNYSVGPSYDEVMAGFEESEIEFTGEDDDLNLVELEKASEDAPVIRLVNMILLNAIKKGASDIHIEPYEKSLRVRYRVDGVLIEEMSPPVKLKNAISSRIKIMSQLDIAERRLPQDGRIKLKLGKGREMDFRVSVLPCLWGEKTVMRLLDKGNLQLDMTKLGFDRKALDDFLWAIRQPWGMVLVTGPTGSGKTTTLYSALSDLNKIDTNISTAEDPVEYNLHGINQVQMHDEIGLNFAMALRAFLRQDPDVLMVGEIRDFETAEIAVKAALTGHLVLSTLHTNDAPATISRLLNMGVEPFLITASVNLVLAQRLARKICVDCKQQIVVEDAVLKEVGFNAEQIARCQGRLSKGAGCRTCNGSGYKGRVALYEVMRFTENLKEMVLQGSSTAELKLGAIKGGMCSLRAAGILKVLDGVTTTEEVLRVTMSDG; encoded by the coding sequence ATGGCAAACCAGAACCGACTCGGCGAGCTCCTCGTTCGAGAGAAGCTCATCTCCCTTTCGCAGCTGCGGCAGGCCCAGGACGAGCAGTCGCGGTCAGGTCAGAACCTGAACGCGGCGCTCGCGAGGCTCGGCTTCGTCAGCGACCAAGACATCACGAATTTCCTGTCGCAGCAGTACCGCGTCCCCACGATCCAGCTCGACGAGTACGAGATCGACGGCGACATCCTGAAGCTCGTCCAGCGCGACCAGTGCGAGCGGCACAAGGTCATCCCGGTGTCGCGCGCGGGCAGCTCGCTCATCGTGGCGATGGCCGACCCCACGAACCTCCACGCCATCGACGACCTGAAGTTCCTCACCGGCTACAACATCGAGCCGGTCATCGCCTCCGAGAACGCGATCCTCGCGGCGATCGAGCGCAACTACAGCGTCGGCCCCTCGTACGACGAGGTCATGGCGGGCTTCGAGGAGTCCGAGATCGAGTTCACGGGCGAAGACGACGACCTGAACCTCGTCGAGCTCGAGAAGGCCTCGGAGGACGCGCCGGTCATCCGCCTCGTGAACATGATCCTCCTGAACGCCATCAAGAAGGGCGCCAGCGACATCCACATCGAGCCGTACGAGAAATCGCTGCGCGTCCGGTACCGCGTCGACGGCGTGCTCATCGAGGAGATGAGCCCCCCGGTCAAGCTGAAGAACGCGATCTCGAGCCGCATCAAGATCATGAGCCAGCTCGACATCGCCGAGCGTCGCCTCCCGCAGGACGGGCGCATCAAGCTGAAGCTCGGCAAGGGCCGCGAGATGGACTTCCGCGTGAGCGTCCTCCCGTGCCTCTGGGGCGAGAAGACCGTCATGCGTCTCCTCGACAAGGGCAACCTCCAGCTCGACATGACGAAGCTCGGCTTCGACCGGAAGGCGCTCGACGACTTCCTTTGGGCCATCCGTCAGCCGTGGGGCATGGTGCTCGTCACCGGCCCTACGGGCTCCGGGAAGACCACGACCCTCTACTCGGCGCTCTCCGATCTCAACAAGATCGACACCAACATCAGCACCGCGGAAGACCCGGTGGAGTACAACCTCCACGGCATCAACCAAGTGCAGATGCACGACGAGATCGGGCTCAACTTCGCCATGGCCCTGCGCGCGTTCCTCCGGCAGGACCCGGACGTCCTCATGGTCGGCGAGATCCGCGACTTCGAGACCGCTGAAATCGCGGTCAAGGCGGCGCTCACGGGCCACTTGGTGCTCTCGACGCTGCACACGAACGACGCCCCGGCGACGATCTCTCGTCTCCTCAACATGGGTGTCGAGCCCTTCCTCATCACGGCGAGCGTGAACCTCGTCCTCGCCCAGCGCCTCGCGAGAAAGATCTGCGTCGACTGCAAGCAGCAGATCGTCGTGGAGGACGCCGTCCTGAAGGAGGTTGGCTTCAACGCCGAGCAGATCGCGCGATGCCAGGGCCGGCTCTCCAAGGGCGCGGGCTGCCGCACGTGCAACGGCAGCGGCTACAAGGGCCGCGTCGCGCTCTACGAGGTCATGCGCTTCACCGAGAACCTGAAGGAGATGGTGCTCCAGGGGTCGTCCACCGCCGAGCTCAAGCTCGGAGCGATCAAGGGCGGCATGTGCAGCCTTCGCGCCGCGGGGATCCTCAAGGTCCTCGACGGGGTGACCACCACCGAAGAGGTCCTCCGCGTCACCATGTCCGACGGCTGA
- a CDS encoding FHA domain-containing protein, protein MGLFDRIFGRGRDAARARSAEVRGELARAAELYAEAGRPLEAARVMLLRGDGDPDHRARLQHYTQAAKLAPEGTPENVEARRKRALLLLALVGDVALSAVNRRDVEDAARELEAVGEHERAAEAYASIDDREGEARALTAAGDVEKLEFLLASEQHKERGQRRRRDRNAEVDLLVTSGRRREALELLELLARESPDDATVRERVASLRARLARGPIVTFALGALGALGEERLTVAFGRELVVGRTEGTVLVPSSAVSRQHLAVTREEGGFFVRDLGSRNGTQLRGLPIRGALPVGEGLELRLGREVPVHVTPSALLAGAVQVEVPGQRVSSAFGPVVIAVGDGQWVLREGADGLIELSAKAPAAYLGDVALGDGTTLLVGDALAAERGGPARLRVVG, encoded by the coding sequence GTGGGACTGTTCGACCGCATCTTCGGCCGGGGGCGCGACGCCGCGAGGGCTCGCAGCGCCGAGGTGCGCGGCGAGCTCGCGAGGGCTGCCGAGCTCTACGCCGAGGCAGGGCGTCCGCTCGAGGCCGCCCGCGTGATGCTCCTCCGCGGCGACGGCGACCCGGACCACCGGGCGCGGCTGCAGCACTATACCCAGGCCGCGAAGCTCGCGCCGGAGGGCACCCCGGAGAACGTCGAGGCGAGGAGGAAGCGCGCGCTGCTGCTGCTCGCGCTCGTCGGCGACGTGGCGCTCTCCGCGGTCAATCGGCGCGACGTCGAGGACGCGGCCCGCGAGCTCGAGGCGGTGGGCGAGCACGAGCGCGCGGCCGAGGCCTACGCGAGCATCGACGACCGCGAGGGCGAGGCCCGGGCGCTCACAGCGGCGGGCGACGTCGAGAAGCTCGAGTTTCTGCTCGCGAGCGAGCAACACAAGGAGCGCGGCCAGCGCCGGCGACGCGACCGCAACGCCGAGGTCGATCTGCTCGTGACGAGCGGCCGCCGCCGCGAGGCGCTCGAGCTGCTCGAGCTGCTCGCGAGAGAGAGCCCCGACGACGCGACCGTGCGCGAGCGCGTGGCGAGCCTGCGCGCGCGGCTCGCGCGGGGGCCCATCGTGACCTTCGCGCTCGGCGCGCTCGGCGCGCTCGGCGAGGAGCGGCTCACGGTCGCGTTCGGCAGGGAGCTCGTGGTGGGCCGCACGGAGGGCACGGTGCTCGTGCCTTCTAGCGCAGTGAGCCGCCAGCACCTCGCCGTCACGCGCGAGGAGGGGGGCTTCTTCGTGCGCGATCTCGGCAGCCGCAACGGCACCCAGCTGCGCGGCCTCCCCATTCGCGGAGCGCTCCCCGTGGGCGAGGGCCTCGAGCTGAGGCTCGGTCGCGAGGTGCCGGTGCACGTGACCCCGAGCGCGCTGCTCGCTGGGGCCGTGCAGGTCGAGGTGCCGGGGCAGCGCGTGAGCTCGGCGTTCGGCCCGGTCGTCATCGCCGTGGGAGACGGGCAGTGGGTGCTTCGCGAGGGCGCCGACGGCCTCATCGAGCTCTCCGCCAAGGCCCCCGCCGCCTACCTGGGTGACGTGGCGCTCGGCGACGGGACGACGCTGCTCGTGGGCGACGCGCTCGCGGCAGAGCGTGGGGGTCCGGCGCGCCTGCGCGTCGTGGGCTGA